The following proteins are encoded in a genomic region of Pelodictyon phaeoclathratiforme BU-1:
- a CDS encoding cobyrinate a,c-diamide synthase, translated as MTKRPAAFLLGAPSSGSGKTTLTLAILRILARRGGRVQPFKCGPDYLDTRLHSMAASYGSVVSEGINLDTFMASEAHVQELFNRYSSGADASVVEGVMGLFDGAEKAQGSSAEIAKLLALPVIMVVNAQSMAYSAAPLLYGYRTFDPDVKVIGVIFNQVNTLSHYRFLEAAADDAGVEPLGYVPRHEPIAISERHLGLNTSSGYDREGAIEAMADHIEKSVAIDRLLELASRAQPNVSGSTSSRSCSAGREERVIAVARDEAFNFTYRENLDVLGEYGRIDYFSPMDDERIPSCDLLYLAGGYPELYAEQLSSNNAMRAAIADYCRKGGAAYAECGGMMYLGAAMTLGDGSRHPMCGVLDLDTTMQESRLTLGYRKVRLNNGYAGELRGHEFHYSRIGRAGELPNIASITNARNEETGTALFRQYNTVASYLHLYWGETRDFPQFLLNMEPTLQP; from the coding sequence ATGACAAAACGACCTGCGGCATTTCTTCTTGGCGCCCCCTCGAGTGGCTCAGGAAAAACAACCCTCACCCTTGCCATTCTCAGAATTCTGGCCCGGCGCGGAGGTCGGGTTCAGCCCTTCAAATGCGGGCCGGATTATCTCGATACCCGATTGCACTCCATGGCAGCCTCATATGGCAGCGTGGTGTCCGAGGGCATCAATCTCGATACCTTCATGGCTTCGGAAGCGCATGTACAGGAGTTGTTCAATCGCTATTCAAGCGGTGCGGATGCTTCGGTTGTTGAAGGGGTGATGGGGCTTTTTGACGGGGCAGAAAAAGCGCAGGGAAGCAGTGCGGAGATTGCAAAACTGCTTGCACTTCCGGTCATCATGGTGGTCAATGCACAAAGTATGGCATATTCGGCAGCACCGCTGCTCTACGGTTACCGAACCTTCGATCCCGATGTGAAGGTTATCGGAGTGATCTTTAACCAGGTCAATACGCTGTCGCACTACCGCTTTCTTGAAGCTGCAGCAGATGACGCAGGGGTTGAACCGCTCGGCTATGTGCCCCGTCATGAGCCAATTGCCATCAGTGAGCGCCATCTCGGACTCAATACCTCTTCAGGTTATGATCGCGAAGGAGCGATTGAGGCCATGGCCGATCATATTGAAAAAAGTGTGGCTATCGATCGCCTTCTTGAACTGGCAAGCAGAGCGCAGCCAAACGTTTCCGGGAGCACTTCCTCTCGCAGTTGTTCAGCAGGCCGGGAAGAAAGGGTCATTGCCGTTGCCAGGGATGAGGCCTTCAATTTTACCTATCGGGAGAATCTTGACGTGCTTGGTGAGTATGGCCGGATCGACTATTTCAGCCCGATGGATGATGAGCGGATTCCGTCTTGTGACCTGCTCTATCTGGCTGGGGGTTATCCTGAACTCTATGCCGAACAACTCTCCTCGAACAACGCCATGCGTGCGGCCATTGCGGACTATTGCCGGAAAGGAGGCGCTGCCTATGCAGAGTGTGGCGGGATGATGTACCTTGGTGCGGCAATGACCCTTGGCGATGGGTCGCGCCATCCCATGTGCGGTGTACTCGATCTCGATACCACCATGCAGGAGAGCCGTCTCACGCTTGGTTACCGGAAAGTCCGCCTCAACAACGGTTATGCCGGAGAGCTTCGCGGTCATGAATTTCACTACTCCCGAATCGGAAGAGCAGGGGAGCTGCCGAATATCGCATCCATAACCAATGCCCGAAACGAAGAGACAGGAACTGCACTTTTCCGCCAATACAACACCGTCGCATCTTATCTGCATCTCTATTGGGGAGAAACAAGGGATTTCCCGCAATTTCTTCTGAACATGGAGCCTACGTTACAGCCATGA
- a CDS encoding shikimate kinase: MNKEHTLIFLTGFSGSGKSTIGPLLANSLGYEFVDLDQSIEQDTGKTITRIFAEEGEEFFRALELQRLSALVTQNNMIISLGGGALENDLAYALIQKSGTLVYLKSPSKTLARRLCNKTDRPLLRGEKGRKLSREEIEEKISTILAKREPRYESADITVETDIKRIGSTVEELTRKIERFVRSASATADDQ, encoded by the coding sequence GTGAATAAAGAACATACCCTTATTTTTTTAACCGGGTTCAGTGGATCAGGAAAATCGACTATAGGGCCGCTACTGGCCAATTCACTCGGTTATGAGTTTGTTGATCTCGATCAGAGCATTGAACAAGATACCGGTAAAACCATTACCCGGATTTTTGCGGAAGAGGGTGAGGAGTTCTTTCGTGCTCTTGAACTGCAGAGGCTGAGTGCTCTTGTCACACAAAACAACATGATAATCTCCCTCGGCGGAGGAGCACTGGAAAATGATCTGGCATATGCACTCATTCAGAAATCCGGCACCCTGGTTTATCTGAAATCGCCATCCAAAACACTTGCAAGGAGACTCTGCAACAAGACCGATCGCCCTTTGTTACGAGGAGAAAAGGGACGAAAGCTTTCGCGTGAAGAGATTGAGGAGAAGATCTCGACAATCCTTGCCAAACGGGAACCCCGCTATGAAAGTGCTGATATTACCGTTGAGACCGACATCAAACGCATCGGTTCAACCGTTGAGGAGCTGACCCGGAAAATAGAGCGGTTTGTGCGGAGCGCCTCCGCAACTGCCGATGACCAATAA
- a CDS encoding carboxymuconolactone decarboxylase family protein, producing MSIKYFESLPRASAESLSGKVLAQVRREFGAEVEPFTLHLPVAELLAGVWMACRETLLAGSGRRDAKEVVAASVSALNRCPFCVDAHSIMLLESSGNDYSNLITGGKTELIDDLFLRETAAWASATRCPGSPVLQKPPFTAEEAPAFIGTAVLFHYINRMVTILLGPSPLPFTSGFPKKVSMQMAAWFFGGAIRRPKEPGTSLDLLAEAPLPDDLFWAQPSKPIAGAFARFAQVVEHSGAMTLSAEVRRAVNKAVEKWNGSDPGMNNGWCEEALSALEVTDKTAGRLALFTALAPYRVDASIVHAFSASFPGDDRLLSALAWSSFTAARKVGSWL from the coding sequence ATGAGCATCAAATATTTCGAATCCCTCCCCCGCGCTTCGGCTGAGAGCCTTTCCGGCAAGGTGCTTGCACAGGTGCGGAGGGAGTTCGGGGCTGAGGTCGAGCCCTTTACGCTTCATCTGCCGGTTGCGGAGCTGCTGGCTGGGGTCTGGATGGCTTGCAGGGAGACGCTGCTTGCCGGCAGCGGGCGACGTGATGCGAAAGAGGTGGTGGCAGCATCTGTTTCGGCTCTCAACCGCTGCCCTTTCTGTGTCGATGCCCACAGTATCATGCTGCTTGAATCGTCAGGAAATGATTACTCGAACCTCATTACCGGCGGAAAAACAGAGCTGATTGACGACCTTTTTCTCCGCGAGACCGCCGCATGGGCTTCGGCCACACGGTGTCCCGGTTCGCCGGTTCTGCAGAAGCCACCTTTTACTGCTGAAGAGGCTCCGGCATTTATCGGAACAGCAGTGCTGTTCCACTATATCAACCGCATGGTTACCATTCTTCTTGGCCCTTCTCCCCTGCCATTTACCAGTGGATTCCCCAAAAAGGTTTCCATGCAGATGGCCGCATGGTTTTTCGGCGGTGCCATACGCCGACCGAAAGAGCCGGGAACATCGCTTGACCTGTTGGCGGAAGCTCCGCTGCCGGACGACCTCTTCTGGGCTCAACCATCGAAACCGATTGCCGGAGCCTTTGCCCGCTTCGCTCAGGTGGTCGAGCATTCAGGCGCCATGACGCTTTCCGCAGAAGTGCGCAGAGCGGTAAACAAAGCTGTGGAAAAATGGAACGGAAGTGATCCTGGCATGAACAACGGGTGGTGTGAAGAGGCACTATCGGCGCTTGAGGTGACAGATAAAACTGCCGGACGGCTTGCGCTCTTTACGGCACTTGCTCCCTACCGGGTCGATGCATCAATCGTCCATGCCTTTTCAGCCAGCTTCCCCGGAGACGACAGGCTTCTCTCCGCGCTTGCCTGGAGCAGCTTCACCGCAGCACGAAAGGTAGGCTCATGGCTGTAA
- the aroB gene encoding 3-dehydroquinate synthase, whose translation MSTILVRTPVITGLGELFTTHGLSKKTVVLFDEHTRKLYGESLLQTLHDEGFQCKELVVPAREASKSFSVAYRIYGSMIEADVDRSWNLLAVGGGVIGDLGGFIAASYFRGIPVIQLPTTLLAMTDSAIGGKVAINHPLGKNLIGFFHLPELILIDPSYLKTLPQREIYSGMAEVVKYGFIADEPFFNFLDLHFSDITSLKEPFLTEAIKKSAFIKADVVEKDFRETDGLRATLNFGHTFAHGLEKLAEYRYLRHGEAVTIGMVCALFLSYNLGYLDQQSLERGLSLLKRFRFPKGVVKRRFVAIDSELLLENMLSDKKKLDKKLRFVLLKKLGEAFLLEESVDESIVLKSIDDGRRFFSGKEAC comes from the coding sequence GTGAGCACGATACTTGTAAGAACACCCGTTATTACTGGACTGGGAGAGTTATTCACAACCCATGGGCTTTCAAAAAAAACTGTGGTACTCTTCGATGAACATACACGAAAACTGTACGGAGAGTCACTGCTCCAGACGCTTCACGATGAGGGCTTCCAATGCAAAGAGCTGGTTGTCCCTGCCCGGGAAGCCTCAAAAAGCTTCAGCGTTGCGTACCGCATCTATGGCAGCATGATTGAGGCTGATGTTGACCGGAGCTGGAACCTGCTTGCTGTTGGAGGCGGCGTTATCGGTGATCTTGGCGGTTTTATCGCTGCAAGCTATTTCCGGGGTATACCGGTGATCCAGCTTCCCACCACACTGCTGGCCATGACCGACAGCGCCATCGGCGGAAAGGTTGCCATAAACCACCCTCTCGGAAAAAATCTGATCGGTTTTTTTCATCTGCCTGAACTGATTCTGATCGATCCCTCATACCTGAAAACCCTCCCGCAACGGGAAATCTATTCCGGAATGGCCGAGGTGGTCAAATATGGCTTTATTGCCGACGAACCCTTTTTCAACTTTCTTGACCTCCATTTCAGCGACATTACCAGCCTGAAGGAGCCATTTCTGACCGAAGCGATCAAAAAAAGCGCCTTTATCAAAGCTGATGTTGTAGAAAAGGATTTCAGAGAGACCGACGGGCTGCGGGCAACCCTCAATTTTGGTCATACCTTTGCGCACGGACTGGAAAAACTGGCCGAGTACCGCTACCTGCGGCACGGCGAAGCGGTCACCATCGGCATGGTCTGCGCCCTCTTTTTGTCGTACAATCTTGGCTATCTCGACCAACAGTCACTTGAACGCGGGCTCTCGCTGCTGAAGAGGTTCCGTTTTCCAAAAGGAGTAGTGAAACGAAGATTTGTTGCTATAGACAGTGAACTGCTCCTTGAAAATATGCTCTCAGACAAGAAAAAACTGGATAAAAAACTCCGTTTTGTTTTACTGAAAAAGCTGGGAGAGGCTTTTTTGCTTGAGGAGAGTGTTGACGAGAGCATTGTACTGAAATCTATCGATGACGGAAGGAGATTCTTCAGCGGGAAGGAAGCCTGTTGA
- a CDS encoding glutamine amidotransferase, translating into MKKLYIIKAGTTFSSTLERLGDFDDWVKKALGELAVPVEIIDVVQGIPLPESEQCCAVIVTGSHAMVTDNLAWSLALEAWIPLLVADCVPFLGICYGHQLLARAMGGEAGYHPLGREIGTVAIKLLPEAEDDPLFRGAPALFSAHTTHAQSALQLPPGALLLACSDHESHHAFRVGSSAWGVQFHPEYTHEVMWAYIAAQAESLRSEGRGVEGLLLQVTECPSASNVLTNFAALVNRAAAVSNPAHESIK; encoded by the coding sequence ATGAAAAAACTCTACATCATAAAAGCAGGCACTACATTCTCATCAACTCTTGAACGGCTCGGAGACTTCGATGACTGGGTTAAAAAGGCGCTTGGCGAACTGGCCGTTCCGGTTGAAATAATTGACGTGGTGCAGGGAATTCCCCTTCCTGAGTCAGAGCAGTGCTGCGCTGTTATTGTGACGGGATCCCATGCCATGGTTACCGACAATCTGGCCTGGAGCCTTGCTCTTGAAGCATGGATTCCTTTGCTGGTTGCTGATTGTGTTCCCTTTCTTGGGATCTGTTATGGTCATCAGCTTCTGGCGCGTGCCATGGGTGGAGAGGCTGGCTATCATCCACTTGGCAGGGAGATTGGTACGGTTGCGATAAAACTGTTACCAGAAGCGGAAGATGATCCGCTTTTCAGGGGGGCTCCAGCTCTCTTTTCTGCCCATACCACTCATGCGCAAAGTGCTCTGCAGCTCCCTCCCGGTGCCCTGTTGCTTGCGTGTAGTGATCATGAATCCCATCATGCCTTCCGTGTTGGCTCCTCTGCCTGGGGAGTGCAGTTTCATCCAGAGTATACGCATGAGGTCATGTGGGCATATATCGCAGCTCAGGCCGAAAGCCTCAGGAGTGAAGGGCGTGGCGTTGAGGGGTTGTTGTTGCAGGTCACAGAGTGCCCCTCGGCGAGCAACGTGCTGACCAATTTTGCCGCGCTGGTAAACAGGGCGGCGGCGGTTTCCAACCCTGCCCATGAGAGCATAAAGTAA
- a CDS encoding type III pantothenate kinase, whose product MLFSGEQSQPDTLFLVVEIGNTTTSLAVFRADECLEVQKVPSLIMTGQEGIAEQIKPLVVSYPALRDAVICSVVPLLDEAVSAALRLHLAGELLKVSASMKLPFTLHYDSPDTFGADRIALCALSRHLYPGEAVIALDIGTAITVDVLGSGQDYLGGLIMPGLDLMARALHEHTARLPLVTIGRPETLVGFSTVDCIRNGITLGCVSSIDGLLVKIKNWLRKEHGEERIRVVAAGGNAQLVSAMLDSSPVVEEHAVLRGSSYLFSLNRLPSR is encoded by the coding sequence ATGCTTTTTTCCGGCGAACAATCGCAGCCCGATACGCTGTTTCTTGTTGTTGAAATAGGAAATACTACAACTTCTCTTGCGGTTTTCAGGGCTGATGAATGTCTTGAAGTGCAGAAGGTGCCTTCACTCATCATGACTGGTCAGGAAGGCATTGCAGAGCAGATCAAGCCGCTTGTCGTGAGCTATCCAGCCCTTCGTGATGCTGTGATTTGCAGTGTCGTGCCTTTGCTCGATGAAGCGGTATCTGCCGCTCTTCGTCTCCACCTTGCCGGGGAGCTCCTGAAGGTGAGCGCCTCGATGAAGCTGCCCTTTACACTACACTACGACTCACCGGATACGTTTGGCGCCGATCGCATTGCCCTTTGTGCCTTGAGCCGCCATCTTTATCCCGGAGAGGCTGTTATTGCTCTCGATATTGGTACTGCCATTACGGTTGATGTGCTTGGATCCGGTCAGGACTATCTTGGCGGTCTCATCATGCCGGGTCTTGATCTTATGGCCAGGGCACTGCATGAACATACCGCACGACTCCCTCTGGTCACTATTGGTCGTCCTGAAACACTTGTTGGTTTCTCAACAGTTGACTGTATCAGAAACGGTATTACTCTCGGCTGTGTATCGAGCATTGATGGATTGCTCGTGAAAATAAAAAACTGGCTTCGCAAGGAGCATGGTGAGGAGAGGATCAGGGTGGTTGCTGCGGGCGGCAATGCGCAGCTTGTTTCCGCCATGCTCGACTCCTCACCTGTAGTTGAGGAGCATGCGGTGCTGAGGGGTAGCAGTTATCTTTTTTCGCTCAACAGGCTTCCTTCCCGCTGA